GATGGagttggcagcggcgcagggcGACAtgaaggcgcagctgcagtccaAGTCGAAGTTGCTGCAGGAGACACTGCAGCGATGCGCGACGCTGTCAAGCGAGAAGGACTTATCAGCGGCTTCGTTGAatgaggcgcaggcgcagttGCAGGCGTTCCAAGGGCAGCTGAGGCGCactgaggaggagctggcctCCGAGCGGCGCCGGGGTGCGAATGCCGAAGAACTTGAAAACCAACGAGAGACGAGGCGGGTAGCGTTGGAGTCTGACCGAACTGCCCTTCAGAGGGAAAACACGAAGGTGCAGGAATCACTGGCGGCTGAGAAAGCGCTCAACGCGCGCCAAGCAGCCGCGATACAGGCATTGGAGAATGAGAAAGCGTCCCTTTCAACATCAAGAGAGGGGCTGACTCAGAAGCTGGAGGACTGCAAGGCTGCCCTCACTGCCTGTACGGCACAACGCGACGCCGCGGAGGGGGAACTCCGCGACTTACACTCCTGCTCTGCTGCCCATGCCTCCTCGTTGAGTGACGCCACATCGCAGCTAGGTGAGGCAAAGCAACGCATCATCTTCCTCGAGCAGGCGGTAGCAGAGGGACAACGGAAGCACGGCGAAGAGGCTACGCAGGCGCAACAGCGTTTAGCGGCGGCGTCTCATcaggcggcagaggaagcgCGCGCTTCCCAGGCaaagcacgaggaggagctgcgcaacgcgCGTGAGTCACTGCAGTGGAACTTGTCCTCTGAGCAGCAGAGACTGATAGAAACGCACACGAAGGTGCTTGAGGAGCTTAAGCGGCAGCATGAGACAGAGATGCGACGACTGCAGACGGAGATGGCTGCCACGCAAGAGTCGTTTGAAAGGGCTTCGAGGATGGCGGATGCCACAGCTGCACTGGTTTCCGCCCTGACGGTTCGAAGCGAGGAGCAAGATGCACTGCTCCGAAGCCGGGCCGAGGAGAGTGCGGCGGAGCGCCTGCAGttggagcagcagctacaacagctgcagctcgaAGTGAGCGCTGCCAGAAACAACGGAGCTAAGGAGACGGCCGCTCAGgtggctgcgctggagcGCACACAAGCGGAGCACGCTGCGgattgcgctgcagcggatgCCGCGCACGCCAAGGCGTTGTGtgaggcagaagagaagagcgctgcgcagctcgacAGGATTCGTCTGGACCACGCCATGCTGCTAAAGGCGATACAGGAGCAGCACACGATTGCCATGCAGCGAGCAAAGGaagatgcagcggcgcaggctgCCTCGATGAGCACCAGCGTCGAGACAAGACTTGCTGCCCAGCAGCGGGATTATGAGGAAAGGCTCGCTGTGGTGCATACAGCCGCGGCGACGACTGAGGGACAactgcacacgcgcatcacggagctgcaggcgcaaCTACGTCAAACTGTTAACGAGATGTCCACGCTTCAAGCGTCCAGCAGTGAAGGgcttcggcagcggcaggcagatctcgcgcagctgcagtcggCCATGGCCAAGGCTCAGGCAGAAGCAGCTGCCTCGCTCGATTCGGCGCGCCGCGATGCTGAGGAGCAACGACGTAACGAGGTGAATTCACTGGAGGCGatgcgtcagcagcaggtaGGTGCCGAGCGACAGCGTTATGAGGTCGCTGTGGCAGCCCACAATGAGGAGATTGCGAGAATGGAGGCGCACGCCCATGAACGTATGGCAGCCACGGAAACACGCCTGCAAGAGACTAAGGCGTCACTCGAAGCGATGCGGATAAAGGGCATGGAGGAGCTTGAAGGGCGGCTCAACATGATGCATCAGCGGCAGGTGCGCGAGCTCACTGAGGCGCACGACACTGAGCGCGACCAGCTGCAGGGCTCAATTGATGCAATGAATGTGCG
This DNA window, taken from Leishmania panamensis strain MHOM/PA/94/PSC-1 chromosome 34 sequence, encodes the following:
- a CDS encoding hypothetical protein (TriTrypDB/GeneDB-style sysID: LpmP.34.4720); translation: MPCSVPTAFAVQDDGKHYKMCKKIAQLTKVIYTLNNCSEDNEQRTEWLHQMHRQEIAQLCQQYESELEKLQQQVCALQTDKRNIATSIERSLKEQLQAAQEAFMTRLAALSQRASEQELSYDSSLREEKQRMAAELAAETKRVRESKDVELQSLVREYNDKYKAMLAEQLDSRDALEAALKKEWGCKVEALQMELAAAQGDMKAQLQSKSKLLQETLQRCATLSSEKDLSAASLNEAQAQLQAFQGQLRRTEEELASERRRGANAEELENQRETRRVALESDRTALQRENTKVQESLAAEKALNARQAAAIQALENEKASLSTSREGLTQKLEDCKAALTACTAQRDAAEGELRDLHSCSAAHASSLSDATSQLGEAKQRIIFLEQAVAEGQRKHGEEATQAQQRLAAASHQAAEEARASQAKHEEELRNARESLQWNLSSEQQRLIETHTKVLEELKRQHETEMRRLQTEMAATQESFERASRMADATAALVSALTVRSEEQDALLRSRAEESAAERLQLEQQLQQLQLEVSAARNNGAKETAAQVAALERTQAEHAADCAAADAAHAKALCEAEEKSAAQLDRIRLDHAMLLKAIQEQHTIAMQRAKEDAAAQAASMSTSVETRLAAQQRDYEERLAVVHTAAATTEGQLHTRITELQAQLRQTVNEMSTLQASSSEGLRQRQADLAQLQSAMAKAQAEAAASLDSARRDAEEQRRNEVNSLEAMRQQQVGAERQRYEVAVAAHNEEIARMEAHAHERMAATETRLQETKASLEAMRIKGMEELEGRLNMMHQRQVRELTEAHDTERDQLQGSIDAMNVRLKELISSLASKAEALEELLAQRDRLLEDLTTAKRNGAAAVTAEQNRRAADLEELRLAHQKELNALSATHKEIVDDFSHQQAEERRAHQALVDQLRGTTEELQYKYNYRESRPEDVELINKLLLDIKKKECALNKAYEDMRLYKLELINREENYNKVFGRHPTVADYSGVAQAATKGQSALPSIGAIRKFSTR